A segment of the candidate division KSB1 bacterium genome:
AATGAATACGCGCTTGCAGGTTGAGCATCCGGTTACCGAAATGGTTACGGGGTTAGATTTGGTCAAAGAACAAATTCGAATTGCCGAGGGTGAACCGCTTGGGTATGAACAAAATGACATTCGTTTCACCGGTCACGCCATCGAGTGCCGGATTTATGCCGAAGATTCCACAAATAATTTTCTCCCCTCAACAGGGCGAATTAGTTTCATGTCACCGCCCAGCGGACCCGGCGTGCGGGACGATAACGGGTTTTATTCAGGCGCCGAAATCTCCATTTATTATGACCCGCTCATTTCCAAGTTAGTTACTTGGGGGAAGGATCGTACTGAGGCAATCTCAAGAATGAAAAGAGCGCTCAAAGAATACTGCCTCTTTGGGGTTGAAACGTCCATTCCATTTTGTCGTAAGGTCATGGAGCACGAAAAATTTGTTTCAGGTGATTTTGATACTCATTTTATAGAAAAAGAATTTCTAAACCATCCGGAAAAATTGGGCGAACTAACGGAAGGGGCTCCCGATCAAGAAATCGCTGCGATAGGTGCGGTTTTGTTTGAAAGCTTGCATAAACAAAGCAACCAGCGGCTTAAGTCGGCTGAAACAAATTCAAAAGCCAGTAGATGGAAAATGACGAGTCGTTTAAATAACCTGTGATTTGAATTTAGTTATTTGCAGTTTTGAACAATTTTTGGTATCTTTTGATAGTTGAAGATTAACTCATTTGTTTTAGAGAGAAATTTTGAGCAGTAACAATCACATCATCGAAAATCTCCTCAAAGGCGACCGACGAGCCCTGGCAAAGTCGATTTCACTGATCGAAAATGAAGATCCGCAATCGCCTGAAATCCTTGATTCTGTTTATGCAAAATTAGGGAAGGCCTATCGAATTGGCATTACCGGACCTCCGGGTGCCGGTAAAAGTACTCTCGTTGATCAGCTCGTAAAGTACTATCGCAAGCAAGGCCACTCGGTCGGCGTCATTGCGGTTGATCCAACCAGTCCGTTTACAGGCGGCGCTCTTTTAGGCGACCGCATTCGCATGAATGATCTCGTCCTCGATGAAGGTGTGTTCATTCGCAGTATGGCGAGTCGTGGCAGCTTGGGTGGGCTTTCGCAAAAAGCCAACGATGCTGCGGATGTCATGGATGCCTCCGGGAAAGATTTTGTGATTTTGGAAACCGTCGGCGTGGGGCAGTCAGAGTTGGATGTGGTCGAGGTGGCAGATACGACGGTGGTCGTTTTGGTGCCGGAGTCAGGGGACTCGGTACAAGCGATGAAAGCGGGATTAATGGAGATCGCCGATTTGTTTGTTTTAAATAAAGCGGATCGAGACGGCGCTCAAAATGCCATTGTCGAAATCGAATCGATGCTTCATCTGCGGGCGCAACGGGATTGGAATCCAAAAGTCTTGCGGGCAATCGCCAGCCAGGGTGAAGGTATTTCCGAGATTGCCGAAATGATTAATAAGCATCGAAAATTCTTGGAAGAAAACAATTTATTAAATCAAAAAAGAAAAGAACGCATTTCAAAGAAAATTCAATCGATTGTCCGGCAGCGTTTTGAAAAAGAATTCTGGGATGATTCAAACCGCAAGACACTGATTGAAAATCTCGAAAGTTCAAATGATTTGAATCTGTCCCCCTATAAAATTGCGGATCAACTTGTGGAAAACTTCAAAAGTAGAATGGAGAAAAAAAATGAATAATGGACATCTTGACAAGGTCATAGCTCAGAAAAAACAGTGGCGTGAGGCTAAGCAGCAAAAAACACGCGACCGTGACGCGAAATTTGTAACGGTTTCGAGCGAGCCAATTAAAGACCTTTATACTCCTGATGACTCGCAGGACGTCGATTTCTTTGAAGACATTGGTTTTCCCGGCGAGTTTCCTTACACCAGGGGCATTCACCACAACATGTACCGCGGCCGTTTGTGGACCATGCGGCAATTCGCCGGCTTCGGTATGGCGAAAGATACCAACGAGCGCTTTAAGTATCTCCTCGAACATGGTCAGGACGGGCTCTCCGTTGCTTTTGATTTGCCGACCTTAATGGGTGTCGATTCCGACGATCCGAAAAGCGAGGGCGAAGTCGGTACCTGCGGTGTGGCCATCGATTCGCTGGCCGATATGGAGGTGTTGTTTGAGGGTATTCCTCTGGATAAAATCAGCACTTCGATGACCATCAACTCTCCTGCGGCCATTCTGCTGGCCTTTTATATTTGCGTTGCCGAAAAACAAGGTGTACCTCAGGAAAAGCTGCGCGGCACTTTGCAAAATGACATTTTAAAAGAGTATACCGCCCAGAAAGAATTTATCTTTCCGCCTGAGCCCTCGATGCGGATTATTGTTGACTCGGTTGAGTACTGCACCAAACATGTGCCGATGTGGAATACGATTTCGATTAGCGGCTACCATATTCGTGAAGCCGGTTCGACAGCGGTTCAGGAGCTGGCTTTTACGCTGGCCGATGGTTTTGCTTATGTCGAAGCTTGCATAGAACGAGGCCTTGACATCGACGAATTTGCGCCGCGATTCTCCCACTTTTTTAATTCCCACATTGACTTTTTTGAGGAGATTGCCAAGTTTCGGGCGGCACGACGGATTTACGCGAAAAGAATGCGCTACAAATACGGTGCAAAAAATGAGAAATCATGGAAGCTGAGATTCCATACACAAACAGCCGGCTGCTCGTTAACCGGCCAGCAGCCCGAAAATAATATCATACGCACAGCTTTTGAAGCAATGGCCGGCGTTTTGGGCGGCACTCAATCCCTGCACACAAATTCTTTGGATGAAACCTGGGCGTTGCCTTCCGAGTACGCTGCGAAGATTGCTTTGCGAACACAGCAAATTATCGCTTATGAAACCGGTGTTGTTAACACAATTGATCCTTTTGCCGGCTCCTATTTTATGGAAAGCTTAACCAATAAAATGGAGCAAGAGGCTGAAGAGTATTTTGAGAGAATCGATGCGCTAGGCGGTGTTATCCCCGCGATTGAAAAAGGATTCTTCCAGAGAGATATCGCCAAGGCAGCGAGAAAATATCAGGATGAGATTGAAGCGAAGGACCGCTTGATCGTCGGGGTGAATTCTCATAAAGAAAAAGACGAAAAACTGGATATCCCGATCTTAAGGATCGATGAAAAAGTCACCAAGGAACAAATCGACAGTTTGAACAAAATGAAAACAGGCCGCAATCAGGTTTCAGTGGACGAAGCTTTAAACCAATTGCAAGAAGCGGCACGTGACGGCTCGAATCTCATGCCAAGGTTTATTGAGTGTGCAAAAGCCTATGCCACAATTGGTGAAATGATAGATGTTTTGAAAGATGAGTTCGGAGTGTATAAAGAACCGATTATTTTTTAAACCCGAAACCCGAAATTCGAAACCCGAAACTAAAAAATCGAAACTAATTCTATGGAAAAAAAAATCAGAGTACTGGTAGGAAAAGCCGGTTTGGACGGCCACGATCGCGGCGCAAAAGTGATCGCCAGCGCCTTGCGCGACGCCGGATTTGAAGTTATTTATTCCGGCCTGCATCAAACGCCGGAAATGATTGTCGAAGCCGCCCTTCAGGAAGATGTGGATGTGATCGGCTTAAGCATCCTTTCGGGTGCTCACATGACTTTGTTTCCCAAAATTAAAAAACTCATGGAAGAAAAAGGCATGAACGATGTCCTGCTGACCGGCGGCGGCATTATCCCCCCTGATGATGCGAAAGCTTTGGAGGAGCAGGGCACCGGCAAACTGTTCGGCCCCGGTTCGGAGTCAGGAGAAATTATCGCTTATATAAAAGATTGGGTAGCAAAGAATAGGTGAGTGTGAAGTTGCTTTTGTCTTAAGAAAATTTAACCCACACTTGTGGGTTTTTTATTTTAGACGCTTGTTTCGAAGATCATCCGATGACTTCAAGTCATCGGATGAATGGAAGGTACCATGTCCGTTGAAATTATAATTCCCCCCGCACTCAGGCAATATGCAGAAAATCGAGATAGCGTCAAGCTGTCGGGGCAAAATATCGGTGAGCTTCTGGATAATTTAATGCAAAAATTCCCCAATATGAAGAAGCATCTTTTTAGCGAGGATGGACAGATTCGCAATTTCGTCAATGTTTATGTGAACGATGATGACATTCGGTATCTCGAAAATAGCGAGACCCAGTTAAAAGAGGGAGATGTCATCAGTATAATTCCTTCAGTGGCGGGCGGGTAGTGACGTGTCGGAATTGGTAGCGAAGCAGATCGAGTTATCCTTGAAGGGGAATTCGAAATTTCTGTAACAGAATTAAATACAAAAATCCTTAGCAAAGATGAACAGGTTATTATAGACGTCCGCGAGCCGCACGAATTTGATATTTGCCGCATCCCCAATTCGCGGTTGATTCCTTTAGGTGAACTTGAAAAGAGCGTTCATGAATTAGAGCGTTCTCAGGAGATTGTCGTTCATTGCCGTTCAGGCGAGCGCAGCGCTAAGGCGATAAAATTTTTGCGGGAAGCGGGTTTTGAGAAAGTTAAGAATCTCAAAGGGGGAATTTTAGCTTGGGCGGATGAGGTTGACCCGAGTGTGCCGAAGTATTGATTTACCAAATTTGTTTTATCTTACACCTATCTTTATTTTCCTCTATTTTCTCTTCAAGAATTTCTAAAAATTTTTCTTGACTCCCAAAATTAATTTTTTATATTATGAATGAATATTCATTCATTTCTATGGAATATTTTAACTCAGTCGCCGAGTTATATAAGGTAAGGAAACCAATCATGCCTTCCAAGGACGATAAAAGATCCCGCATTTTAAAAGCCGCAGTTAAAGTTTTTGCCCAACTAGGTTTCTACAACGCCAAAGTCTCGCAAATTGCCAAGAATGCCGGCATCGCCGATGGCACCATTTACCTCTACT
Coding sequences within it:
- the meaB gene encoding methylmalonyl Co-A mutase-associated GTPase MeaB; its protein translation is MSSNNHIIENLLKGDRRALAKSISLIENEDPQSPEILDSVYAKLGKAYRIGITGPPGAGKSTLVDQLVKYYRKQGHSVGVIAVDPTSPFTGGALLGDRIRMNDLVLDEGVFIRSMASRGSLGGLSQKANDAADVMDASGKDFVILETVGVGQSELDVVEVADTTVVVLVPESGDSVQAMKAGLMEIADLFVLNKADRDGAQNAIVEIESMLHLRAQRDWNPKVLRAIASQGEGISEIAEMINKHRKFLEENNLLNQKRKERISKKIQSIVRQRFEKEFWDDSNRKTLIENLESSNDLNLSPYKIADQLVENFKSRMEKKNE
- a CDS encoding methylmalonyl-CoA mutase family protein codes for the protein MNNGHLDKVIAQKKQWREAKQQKTRDRDAKFVTVSSEPIKDLYTPDDSQDVDFFEDIGFPGEFPYTRGIHHNMYRGRLWTMRQFAGFGMAKDTNERFKYLLEHGQDGLSVAFDLPTLMGVDSDDPKSEGEVGTCGVAIDSLADMEVLFEGIPLDKISTSMTINSPAAILLAFYICVAEKQGVPQEKLRGTLQNDILKEYTAQKEFIFPPEPSMRIIVDSVEYCTKHVPMWNTISISGYHIREAGSTAVQELAFTLADGFAYVEACIERGLDIDEFAPRFSHFFNSHIDFFEEIAKFRAARRIYAKRMRYKYGAKNEKSWKLRFHTQTAGCSLTGQQPENNIIRTAFEAMAGVLGGTQSLHTNSLDETWALPSEYAAKIALRTQQIIAYETGVVNTIDPFAGSYFMESLTNKMEQEAEEYFERIDALGGVIPAIEKGFFQRDIAKAARKYQDEIEAKDRLIVGVNSHKEKDEKLDIPILRIDEKVTKEQIDSLNKMKTGRNQVSVDEALNQLQEAARDGSNLMPRFIECAKAYATIGEMIDVLKDEFGVYKEPIIF
- a CDS encoding cobalamin B12-binding domain-containing protein; protein product: MEKKIRVLVGKAGLDGHDRGAKVIASALRDAGFEVIYSGLHQTPEMIVEAALQEDVDVIGLSILSGAHMTLFPKIKKLMEEKGMNDVLLTGGGIIPPDDAKALEEQGTGKLFGPGSESGEIIAYIKDWVAKNR
- a CDS encoding MoaD family protein translates to MSVEIIIPPALRQYAENRDSVKLSGQNIGELLDNLMQKFPNMKKHLFSEDGQIRNFVNVYVNDDDIRYLENSETQLKEGDVISIIPSVAGG